Proteins found in one Lycium ferocissimum isolate CSIRO_LF1 chromosome 6, AGI_CSIRO_Lferr_CH_V1, whole genome shotgun sequence genomic segment:
- the LOC132059322 gene encoding U-box domain-containing protein 27-like, producing the protein MRKDDLYITVPSLFRCPISLDVMKSPVSLCTGVTYDRCSIQRWLDSGNNTCPATMQVLQTKELVPNHTLQRLIQIWSDSVKTQTESNKVNSVLLTHEQVRELIKQFRVHTDLDVNSERLSKLLAFSEESSENKRFVASISTESNLLVVLTSYLVQNPKNLKVMEKIVPLWRMLVEQRVSVSKIGRINDVYPAILSGLKHGSLKMKIEMTKAVELIISTDSEAKSTLSENTELYSVLLSFSTITSSSDWNPELMEVSISSLISFAMLRKNRVNLVKAGAVKTIGKALPLSSTGLTDKLLRLLELISTCKEGRIEICNDTDCVQAIVKKVLKVSNEATEHAVTILWSLCCLFRDHKAQESVAKSNGMAKILLLLQSNCSPAVRQMAADLLKVFRVNPKAVSCLSTSYDTKTTHIMPF; encoded by the coding sequence atgcggAAGGATGATCTGTACATAACGGTACCGAGTTTGTTCCGGTGTCCTATTTCCCTAGACGTTATGAAATCTCCGGTGAGTTTATGCACCGGAGTTACATACGATCGTTGTAGCATCCAAAGGTGGCTGGACAGTGGTAATAACACGTGTCCAGCCACCATGCAGGTGCTACAAACAAAAGAACTTGTACCTAACCATACACTACAACGTCTTATCCAGATCTGGTCTGACTCGGTCAAAACTCAGACCGAATCAAACAAAGTTAACTCAGTTTTATTAACTCACGAACAAGTTCGTGAGCTAATTAAACAGTTCCGAGTTCACACCGATTTGGATGTGAACTCGGAACGGTTATCGAAGCTACTAGCTTTCTCCGAAGAATCTTCGGAGAATAAGCGTTTCGTAGCTTCTATATCCACGGAGAGTAATTTGCTCGTTGTTCTCACTTCGTACCTTgttcaaaatcccaaaaatctgaaagtcatggAGAAAATCGTACCTCTATGGAGAATGCTGGTGGAACAACGAGTCTCCGTATCGAAAATCGGGAGAATAAACGATGTATATCCAGCGATATTATCAGGTCTGAAACACGGAAGTTTGAAGATGAAAATAGAGATGACGAAAGCTGTAGAGTTGATCATATCAACAGATTCCGAAGCTAAATCAACCTTATCAGAAAACACTGAGTTATACTCAGTTTTATTGAGTTTCTCAACAATTACTTCCTCCTCCGATTGGAATCCTGAGCTTATGGAAGTTTCAATTTCCTCTTTAATTTCATTCGCAATGCTTCGTAAAAACCGGGTAAACCTCGTTAAAGCTGGAGCAGTAAAAACAATCGGAAAAGCGTTACCATTATCCTCAACTGGATTAACAGATAAATTGTTGAGATTACTGGAATTAATATCGACATGCAAAGAGGGGAGAATAGAGATATGTAACGATACGGATTGTGTACAAGCGATAGTGAAGAAAGTATTGAAAGTATCAAATGAAGCAACGGAACATGCTGTAACGATATTATGGAGTTTGTGTTGCTTATTTAGAGATCATAAAGCACAAGAATCAGTTGCGAAGAGTAATGGAATGGCGAAGATACTGTTATTGTTACAAAGTAATTGTTCACCTGCTGTGAGGCAAATGGCTGCAGATTTGCTTAAGGTGTTTAGAGTGAATCCGAAAGCTGTTTCTTGTCTTTCTACTAGTTATGATACTAAGACTACTCATATCATGCCATTTTGA